From a region of the Lactuca sativa cultivar Salinas chromosome 4, Lsat_Salinas_v11, whole genome shotgun sequence genome:
- the LOC111880407 gene encoding uncharacterized protein LOC111880407, whose amino-acid sequence MGDNHGGNPPPNPPPEQTLRQWARKEVTQQPLCITYPAATNLELKSGLIHLLPTFRGLENEDPHKFLTEFHVACVGMKPHNVTEDQIKLRAFPFVVQDSAKDWLYDLPPGTVNTWVDLARLFLDKYFPEIKASALRREIIGIKQHKREVFHAYWERFKKLCARCPKHGISEYQILQYFIEGMTPWERRLLNASSGGSLTDKTPTEIWDLIKNMVEDSKHTSQDEDWYTDAPQGVKEVHTPQIEAQLFELTKVVMMLAKDKGVQSTPRPCGICTQVGHPTDMCPQLQEEEYEEANVKGGYSGHNQRTYDQPRGNQGWNNNQNMGYQQRPPPHYQARPPFPQQNYQPRQLQPPPQQAESSSMSLEDIVKSLATSTQSFQQVTKASIKNLEQQMAQLAQSVSKMENQGKLPPQTEKNPKHNACAISLRSGKKYDGPKKKNRSW is encoded by the coding sequence ATGGGAGATAACCATGGAGGGAATCCACCTCCAAATCCACCACCCGAACAAACCCTTCGCCAATGGGCGAGGAAAGAGgttactcaacaacctctttgcaTCACCTATCCGGCAGCCACAAACCTTGAATTGAAATCCGGTCTCATTCACTTACTCCCAACATTTAGAGGCTTAGAAAATGAAGATCCCCACAAGTTCCTCACGGAGTTCCATGTTGCGTGTGTTGgcatgaaaccacacaatgtcACTGAAGACCAAATCAAGCTTAGGGCATTCCCCTTCGTAGTGCAAGACTCAGCAAAAGATTGGCTTTATGACCTTCCACCGGGGACGGTCAACACATGGGTAGATCTTGCACGCCTCTTCTTAGACAAATACTTCCCAGAAATAAAAGCCTCAGCCCTAAGAAGAGAGATAATTGGGATCAAACAACACAAGAGAGaagtctttcatgcatattgggAGAGGTTCAAAAAGCTTTGTGCCCGTTGCCCAAAGCATGGTATTAGTGAGTATCAAATCCTCCAATACTTCATTGAAGGCATGACTCCTTGGGAAAGAAGACTTCTTAATGCTTCAAGTGGAGGATCTTTGACAGACAAGACCCCAACGGAGATTTGGGATCTCATAAAAAACATGGTGGAGGATTCAAAGCATACTAGTCAAGATGAAGACTGGTACACAGATGCACCTCAAGGTGTAAAAGAGGTGCACACTCCTCAAATTGAAGCTCAACTATTCGAGTTGACTAAGGTGGTAATGATGCTTGCTAAGGACAAAGGTGTGCAATCCACACCCCGTCCCTGTGGCATTTGCACTCAAGTGGGACACCCAACTGATATGTGTCCTCAATtgcaagaagaagaatatgaagaagCAAATGTTAAAGGAGGCTATTCCGGGCAtaatcaaagaacttatgatcagCCCCGAGGCAATCAAGGGTGGAACAACAACCAAAACATGGGCTATCAACAAAGACCACCACCCCATTACCAAGCAAGACCTCCATTCCCACAACAAAATTACCAACCGAGGCAACTACAACCTCCTCCTCAACAAGCTGAATCCTCAAGTATGTCCTTAGAAGACATAGTCAAAAGCCTTGCCACCAGCACCCAAAGTTTTCAGCAAGTGACCAAGGCAAGCATCAAGAATCTTGAGCAACAAATGGCACAACTTGCTCAATCGGTGAGCAAAATGGAGAATCAAGGAAAGCTACCTCCTCAAACTGAAAAGAACCCAAAGCACAATGCTTGTGCAATTAGCTTGAGGAGTGGAAAGAAATATGACGGCCCGAAGAAGAAGAATAGGAGTTGGTGA
- the LOC111879912 gene encoding UDP-galactose/UDP-glucose transporter 3, with the protein MVFHGVGLRRALELAFCIAGIWSAYIYQGVLQETVSTKRFGPDKERFEHLAFLNLAQSAVCLQWSFVMIKLWGKGKGVRAPWWSYWSAGITNTIGPAMGIEALKYISYPAQVLAKSSKMIPVMLMGSLVYGIRYTFQEYLCSLLVAGGVSIFALAKTSSKTINKLANPNAPLGYGLCFLNLVFDGFTNATQDSISARYPKTNAWDMMLGMNLWGTVYNTVFMFGWPEASGYEAVQFCKHNTEATWDILYYCLCGAIGQNFIFFTISRFGSLTNTTITTTRKFVSIVVSSVLSGNPLSRKQWGSVVMVFTGLSFQIYLKKKRPKRMKKKKKNV; encoded by the exons ATGGTGTTCCATGGCGTAGGTCTCCGCCGTGCTCTGGAGCTAGCATTCTGTATCGCTGGTATTTGGTCGGCTTATATATATCAAGGCGTTCTTCAAGAGACCGT GTCTACTAAGAGATTTGGCCCTGACAAGGAGAGGTTTGAACATTTGGCATTCTTAAACCTGGCACAAAGTGCTGTCTGTTTGCAATGGTCCTTCGTTA TGATAAAGCTTTGGGGCAAAGGTAAAGGTGTTCGTGCTCCATGGTGGAGTTATTGGAGTGCTGGAATTACAAACACAATTGGCCCTGCAATGGGGATTGAAGCTCTAAAATACATCAGTTATCCTGCTCAG GTTCTTGCAAAATCTTCCAAAATGATTCCAG TGATGTTGATGGGGTCCCTCGTTTATGGTATTCGATACACTTTTCAGGAGTATCTTTGCAGCCTCCTTGTTGCTGGTGGTGTGTCAATCTTTGCATTGGCAAAG ACTAGctcaaaaaccataaataaaCTTGCTAATCCAAATGCTCCACTCGGATATGGACTTTGCTTTCTCAACTTGGTGTTTGATGGTTTCACAAATGCGACACAAGATTCAATTTCCGCAAG GTACCCAAAAACAAATGCATGGGACATGATGTTAGGAATGAACTTATGGGGAACAGTATACAACACGGTTTTCATGTTTGGTTGGCCTGAAGCGAGTGGATATGAAGCAGTTCAATTTTGCAAACACAACACTGAAGCAACATGGGATATTTTATACTACTGCTTATGTGGCGCGATTggtcaaaattttatattttttacaaTTAGTCGTTTTGGTTCGTTAACTAACACCACTATCACCACAACTCGCAAATTTGTGAGTATTGTGGTTTCATCTGTGCTTAGTGGCAATCCTTTATCTCGAAAGCAATGGGGGAGTGTTGTTATGGTTTTTACTGGATTATCCTTTCAGATTTACCTAAAAAAGAAGAGACCCAAGagaatgaagaaaaagaagaagaatgtttGA
- the LOC128133383 gene encoding glutathione S-transferase T3-like — protein MVTTTTTTNFTTTKLTTTTFAGFCSGNATFTTPQPKKKKGKKTARPTTTQERVPWTKEEEEKLAEAWVTASEDPIVGDSQPYGSFWEKVRAIFYELMESQTRNADQITSKWRDIRLKCTEFGGIYNNLLNIRKSGSNDFDVFKAAMDQFEKTTPTRKAFPYMKPWLKLKDTPKWKEQTEGSSQSSGSKRSRNPDGTSQQSDGRTHIDINDDPIDLENDQPLRRPVGRNKAKKVASTSSNSSVMDMFGDKFDRYVQLQETKAEVMTRMEQKMIEAQTSFQDAQETLQTKTDMEILKMKADDLEGEDLELFQAMKESVRA, from the coding sequence ATggtcacaacaacaacaaccaccaattTCACAACCACCAAGCTCACAACCACCACTTTCGCCGGATTTTGTTCCGGAAACGCAACCTTCACCACACctcaaccaaaaaagaaaaaaggaaaaaaaacggcCCGACCCACTACCACCCAAGAAAGGGTCCCAtggacaaaagaagaagaagaaaagttagCGGAGGCATGGGTGACGGCTTCCGAAGATCCAATTGTAGGAGATAGCCAGCCTTACGGAAGTTTTTGGGAAAAAGTCCGAGCCATTTTTTACGAGTTAATGGAAAGTCAAACTCGAAATGCCGATCAAATTACGTCGAAATGGCGAGATATTCGACTAAAATGCACCGAGTTTGGAGGAATCTACAACAATCTCCTAAACATACGCAAAAGCGGCTCgaacgattttgatgttttcaaggcggCCATGGACCAATTTGAAAAAACAACGCCAACACGCAAAGCTTTTCCGTATATGAAACCGTGGCTAAAATTGAAAGACACCCCAAAATGGAAAGAGCAAACGGAAGGAAGTTCTCAATCTTCCGGTTCAAAGCGTTCGAGAAACCCCGATGGAACTTCTCAACAATCGGACGGCCGAACACACATCGACATCAACGACGATCCGATAGATCTTGAAAACGACCAACCTCTTCGTCGGCCCGttggaagaaataaagcaaaaaaagTGGCGTCAACATCTTCGAATTCTAGTGTTATGGATATGTTTGGCGATAAATTTGATCGATATGTGCAACTTCAAGAAACGAAGGCCGAGGTGATGACTCGGATGGAACAAAAAATGATCGAAGCACAAACATCATTTCAAGATGCACAAGAGACACTCCAAACAAAAACCGATATGGAAATCTTGAAAATGAAAGCGGACGACCTTGAGGGCGaagacttggaacttttccaagcaaTGAAAGAGTCGGTTCGAGCCTGA